Proteins from one Falco naumanni isolate bFalNau1 chromosome 2, bFalNau1.pat, whole genome shotgun sequence genomic window:
- the RAP2A gene encoding ras-related protein Rap-2a — MREYKVVVLGSGGVGKSALTVQFVTGTFIEKYDPTIEDFYRKEIEVDASPSVLEILDTAGTEQFASMRDLYIKNGQGFILVYSLVNQQSFQDIRPMRDQIIRVKRYEKVPVILVGNKVDLESEREVSLSEGRALAEEWGCPFMETSAKSKTMVDELFAEIVRQMNYAAQPDKDDPCCSACNIQ; from the exons aTGCGCGAGTACaaggtggtggtgctgggctcgGGCGGGGTGGGGAAGTCGGCGCTCACGGTGCAGTTCGTGACCGGTACCTTCATCGAGAAGTACGACCCCACCATCGAGGACTTCTACCGCAAGGAGATCGAGGTGGACGCCTCCCCGTCCGTTCTGGAGATCCTGGACACGGCCGGCACCGAGCAGTTCGCCTCCATGCGGGACCTCTACATCAAGAACGGGCAGGGCTTCATCCTCGTCTACAGCCTGGTCAACCAGCAGAGCTTCCAGGACATCCGACCCATGCGCGACCAGATCATCCGCGTCAAGAG GTATGAGAAGGTGCCAGTAATTCTGGTTGGTAATAAAGTGGACCTGGAAAGTGAGAGAGAAGTATCGTTGAGCGAAGGCAGAGCCTTAGCTGAAGAATGGGGCTGCCCCTTTATGGAGACCTCTGCTAAAAGTAAAACAATGGTGGATGAGCTCTTTGCGGAAATTGTTAGACAAATGAACTATGCAGCACAGCCAGACAAAGATGACCCATGCTGTTCTGCATGTAATATACAATAG